The Magnolia sinica isolate HGM2019 chromosome 9, MsV1, whole genome shotgun sequence genome contains a region encoding:
- the LOC131256587 gene encoding cycloartenol synthase-like isoform X3, producing MWKLKIAEGGPGLKSINNYLGRQIWEFDPHLGTPEERIAVENAREDYRKNRFEMKHSSDLLMRMQFAREKPCDVKLPPVRLEEKEDITEEAVIRTLRRAIGFYSTIQAHDGHWPNDCGGVLFLLPGLVIGLHIVGVLNTVLPAEHQREIRRYMYNHQNADGGWGLHIEGHSIMFCTALFYVALRLLGEDGDGGEDGAMMKARKWVLDRGGATSIPSWGKMWLSILGIYEWSGNNPMPPELWLLPEFLPIHPGRMWCHCRMVYLPMSYLYGKRFVAPITEMILSLRSELYTVPYDQIDWNKARNSCAKEDLYYPHPLIQDILWEGLHKIGEPLLRKWPFSKLREKALSVTMQHIHYQDENSWYISIGPVSKVLNMVCYWVDDPSSEAFKLHIPQIYDYLWVAEDGMKMQGTNGSQLWDTAFAIQAIISSDLVEEYGSTLKKAHDFIKKSQIRVNCSGDFSSWHRHISKGAWPFSTVDQGWQVSDCTAEGLKAAILLSKIPPETVGEPISAEQSYDAVNVLLSLQNSNGGFASYELTRSYQWMELINPSELFEDIVIDYTHVECTSAVIQGLTSFMKLYPGHQKKEIEACIAKAVDYVEKVQQTDGMANGEYATPTARGLE from the exons ATGTGGAAGCTTAAGATTGCTGAAGGTGGTCCAGGGCTTAAAAGCATAAATAATTACCTTGGAAGACAAATATGGGAGTTTGATCCGCATCTTGGGACCCCTGAAGAGAGGATTGCCGTTGAAAATGCTCGTGAAGATTATCGCAAGAATCGGTTTGAAATGAAGCACAGCTCTGATCTACTAATGCGAATGCAG TTTGCAAGAGAGAAGCCATGTGATGTGAAGCTACCCCCAGTGAGATtagaagagaaagaagatatcACAGAGGAAGCAGTGATCAGAACCTTAAGGCGGGCCATCGGGTTCTATTCGACCATCCAAGCTCATGATGGCCATTGGCCCAACGACTGCGGCGGTGTGTTGTTTCTTCTACCTGGCCTG GTGATTGGTTTGCATATTGTAGGAGTCCTGAATACTGTTTTACCGGCGGAGCATCAACGAGAGATCCGACGGTATATGTACAACCATCAG AATGCAGATGGTGGGTGGGGCTTGCACATAGAGGGCCACAGCATCATGTTCTGTACAGCACTTTTCTACGTTGCACTGAGATTGCTTGGTGAAGATGGTGATGGTGGTGAAGATGGGGCTATGATGAAAGCTCGAAAGTGGGTCCTGGATCGCGGTGGGGCCACTTCAATACCATCTTGGGGAAAAATGTGGCTTTCG ATACTTGGTATATATGAATGGTCAGGCAATAATCCCATGCCACCAGAACTATGGCTTCTTCCTGAATTCcttcctattcatccag GACGGATGTGGTGCCACTGTCGTATGGTTTACCTGCCGATGTCGTATTTATACGGGAAGAGATTTGTGGCTCCAATAACAGAAATGATTTTGTCGCTAAGATCGGAGCTCTACACCGTCCCATACGATCAAATAGATTGGAACAAAGCACGCAATTCATGCGCAAAG GAAGATCTGTATTACCCACATCCCCTAATACAAGATATCCTATGGGAAGGTCTTCACAAGATTGGAGAACCTCTTCTTAGAAAATGGCCCTTCTCCAAGCTGAGAGAGAAAGCTCTAAGTGTCACAATGCAACATATACACTACCAAGATGAAAATAGTTGGTACATTAGCATAGGCCCTGTCAGCAAG GTGTTGAATATGGTTTGTTATTGGGTGGATGATCCAAGTTCAGAGGCATTCAAGTTGCATATTCCACAAATCTACGACTATCTGTGGGTTGCTGAGGATGGCATGAAAATGCAG GGAACCAATGGAAGTCAGTTATGGGACACTGCCTTTGCCATTCAAGCAATTATCTCAAGTGATCTTGTCGAAGAATACGGTTCGACTCTTAAAAAAGCTCATGACTTCATAAAAAAGTCACAG ATTCGGGTGAACTGTTCTGGTGACTTTAGTTCCTGGCATCGTCACATATCTAAAGGAGCATGGCCCTTCTCAACAGTAGATCAAGGATGGCAAGTATCAGATTGCACAGCAGAAGGATTAAAG GCTGCTATCTTACTGTCAAAAATCCCTCCAGAAACAGTCGGAGAACCAATATCCGCAGAGCAGTCATATGACGCTGTAAATGTCCTTCTTTCATTACAG AATAGCAATGGCGGTTTTGCATCATATGAGCTGACAAGATCTTACCAATGGATGGAG TTGATCAATCCTTCTGAACTTTTTGAGGATATTGTTATCGATTACAC GCATGTGGAATGCACTTCAGCAGTAATACAAGGTTTGACATCATTTATGAAATTATATCCTGGACACCAGAAGAAAGAAATAGAAGCTTGCATTGCAAAAGCAGTCGATTACGTTGAAAAAGTACAACAAACCGATG GTATGGCAAATGGGGAGTATGCTACACCTACGGCACGTGGTTTGGAGTGA